In one Oscillospiraceae bacterium genomic region, the following are encoded:
- a CDS encoding discoidin domain-containing protein: MKTITKSKTIVSLIIVSILLSMFSSVLTFAEEEKKVPLIKLEDEFAMFEAEDGYILGGWKTREHKEASGGVILNPSVSSLNNDPQGRKKEQGGNDLQFLVESENDKYYTVWVRIHFLINDSSRSGNFWVDVNGHMPSLWFTAPEPGAFMWVPTVTTKFKKGINEIGVQPRRVNVAIDKILITSSEFFIPYDLGQKPDPFILGEEGESKKRLDFPLPAYTPPEEHPRIFLREADIPKIKENLTHPENIKAWENVQNIAKQDKDCKMTSTAAYSFDQSIHEYLECCAFMYGIDKINNLFYGKKAVSGLKDYLSTLQYSGGDGDDKFARAGLLLYISKVYDWCYDLLSEEDKEFFIKKGLQIAGKGEIGWPPKGLDAYSSDHGSEGGLQIELMSLAIATYGDYNDIWNAVAGRYFSQWIHINNFYYNNDQWYAEGDSYGKGRFSCEAKGNTILYKMGLGGLVSKNEQFQNLQQIYRKRTDGAFMQDGDIWDYAFNNNGASSPMLSLASRYNNPFYKYEVYKLEPNGYEADGAESTYGYVDFLILNDTSLELKSNEALPLTWYSGEGNNMMTARTSWDDGFGANTMIVSMKGGGRWRGGHMHLDGGNFMIYYKGPLALDSGVYSGLPFVDDNGKQVTNVHSGSYHYANYQHRTVAHNCILVYDPDQVMKFHNLGELNDGGQLKENGRYVNEGTTGYEKATDDSRIYAKRLGVDYGPDMNKPSYSYLKTDLTDAYTKKVKEYTRTFMFQNLFDDTYPGALIVFDKVSSSNPEFKKTWLLHSEQEPVVEGNKTVIDRTERGYNGRLTNYTLLPKSDDLSITKIGGEGKEYMVGDVYVKAVTSGIECGKWRIDVNPKTPKETDYFLNVMYVNDADDTIPYLNPDLYESGNHVGVKIKDRVSYLTKNSQRTSREVVVYAEGNEEKLLWTVDGLNKGRWQIIDENNNQVAISDVTEEGGIAYFELKPGAYKLVKLRGYNNIPSKSFNVFDSIDETKTEISNKFMYNNLYYHLNNPIINENGLCYLPFSEVCEIVDKKFKLERNGDNINFEFQDALYSLDLNTTKATKKLKGTKITEEREFADKLIEKDGVLYASTRIFGKLLSVGSSYDSIGKISRITSHFKRAEDYIVNSIDTDRITVAATSGTDIYAGREAYMALDNNHGTPAGANTIGATLTYEFDKVETLDKISVAWYNSTTRDYIYEFLVSEDGENWTTVLKGNSGLTLQWTDYDIDNIKAKYVKIICNGNVLNDWFNINEIRFYKQTN; encoded by the coding sequence ATGAAAACTATAACAAAGTCTAAAACTATAGTAAGTCTGATAATTGTTTCTATTTTACTTTCAATGTTTTCTTCTGTGCTTACATTTGCAGAAGAAGAAAAAAAGGTTCCCTTAATAAAACTTGAAGACGAATTTGCTATGTTTGAAGCGGAGGATGGATATATCCTTGGCGGATGGAAAACGAGAGAACATAAAGAAGCCTCAGGAGGTGTGATTCTTAATCCGTCTGTGTCATCTCTTAATAATGACCCTCAGGGAAGAAAAAAAGAACAGGGCGGGAATGACCTTCAGTTTTTAGTGGAATCGGAAAATGATAAATACTATACCGTATGGGTAAGAATACATTTTCTTATAAATGATAGTTCCAGAAGCGGTAACTTCTGGGTGGATGTTAACGGTCATATGCCATCTTTGTGGTTTACAGCACCCGAACCCGGGGCATTTATGTGGGTACCCACAGTTACCACAAAGTTTAAAAAGGGAATTAACGAAATCGGTGTTCAGCCAAGGCGTGTTAATGTCGCAATCGATAAAATACTGATTACTTCAAGTGAATTTTTTATTCCCTACGATTTAGGGCAAAAGCCTGATCCTTTTATATTAGGCGAAGAAGGAGAATCTAAAAAAAGGCTTGATTTTCCTCTCCCTGCATATACGCCCCCTGAAGAACATCCCCGTATTTTCTTAAGAGAGGCGGATATTCCGAAAATCAAAGAAAATCTTACTCATCCTGAGAATATAAAAGCTTGGGAAAATGTTCAGAATATAGCAAAACAGGATAAGGACTGTAAGATGACTTCAACTGCCGCTTACAGTTTTGACCAGTCAATTCATGAATATCTTGAATGTTGTGCATTTATGTATGGAATAGATAAAATTAACAATCTCTTCTACGGTAAAAAGGCTGTTTCGGGACTTAAAGATTATTTAAGTACTTTGCAGTATTCAGGCGGAGACGGTGATGATAAATTTGCAAGAGCAGGATTGCTTCTATATATATCAAAGGTATATGACTGGTGTTACGACTTGCTTTCGGAAGAAGATAAGGAGTTCTTTATAAAAAAAGGACTTCAGATTGCAGGAAAAGGTGAAATAGGCTGGCCTCCTAAAGGACTTGACGCTTATTCCTCCGACCACGGTTCAGAAGGCGGGCTTCAGATAGAATTAATGAGCCTTGCCATTGCAACTTACGGTGATTATAACGATATATGGAATGCAGTTGCGGGAAGATATTTCAGTCAGTGGATTCATATAAATAATTTCTATTATAATAATGACCAGTGGTATGCAGAAGGCGACTCTTACGGTAAGGGAAGATTTTCCTGTGAAGCCAAAGGTAATACAATTCTTTATAAAATGGGGCTTGGCGGTCTGGTATCAAAAAACGAACAGTTTCAGAACCTTCAGCAGATTTACAGGAAAAGAACTGACGGAGCGTTTATGCAGGACGGAGATATCTGGGATTATGCATTTAACAATAATGGAGCAAGTTCTCCGATGCTTTCTTTAGCATCAAGATATAATAATCCTTTCTATAAGTATGAAGTATATAAATTAGAACCTAACGGCTATGAAGCGGACGGTGCAGAAAGTACTTACGGTTATGTGGATTTTCTTATCCTTAATGATACATCTTTAGAACTTAAATCAAATGAAGCGCTTCCTCTTACCTGGTATTCAGGCGAAGGTAACAATATGATGACCGCAAGAACAAGCTGGGACGATGGATTCGGTGCTAATACAATGATTGTTTCAATGAAGGGCGGAGGCAGATGGAGAGGCGGCCATATGCACTTAGACGGCGGTAACTTTATGATTTATTATAAAGGACCTTTAGCACTTGATTCAGGTGTTTACAGCGGTCTGCCATTTGTTGACGATAATGGTAAACAAGTAACAAATGTTCATTCAGGTTCATATCATTATGCAAACTATCAGCACAGAACTGTAGCGCATAACTGTATCCTGGTTTATGACCCTGACCAGGTTATGAAGTTCCACAACTTGGGAGAACTTAATGACGGCGGTCAGCTAAAAGAAAACGGAAGATATGTAAACGAGGGAACAACAGGATACGAAAAGGCGACAGACGATTCCCGAATATACGCTAAAAGGCTTGGCGTAGATTACGGCCCTGATATGAACAAACCTTCCTATTCATATTTAAAAACCGATTTAACCGATGCATATACCAAAAAGGTAAAGGAATATACAAGAACCTTTATGTTCCAGAATCTTTTCGACGATACATACCCCGGGGCACTTATTGTTTTTGATAAAGTTTCAAGTTCAAATCCCGAATTTAAAAAGACATGGTTACTACATTCAGAGCAGGAACCTGTAGTTGAGGGTAACAAAACTGTTATTGACAGAACCGAGAGAGGATATAACGGCAGACTTACAAATTATACCCTTCTTCCTAAATCCGACGATTTATCTATTACAAAAATCGGCGGCGAAGGCAAAGAATATATGGTTGGTGACGTTTACGTTAAAGCGGTAACTTCAGGTATTGAATGTGGTAAATGGAGAATTGACGTAAACCCTAAAACTCCGAAAGAAACCGATTATTTCTTAAACGTAATGTATGTAAATGATGCAGACGATACAATTCCTTACTTAAATCCTGACCTTTACGAAAGCGGTAATCACGTTGGAGTAAAAATTAAAGACAGAGTTTCCTACCTTACTAAAAATTCTCAAAGAACATCAAGAGAAGTTGTAGTTTATGCAGAAGGAAATGAAGAAAAACTTTTATGGACGGTTGACGGACTCAATAAAGGCAGATGGCAGATTATCGATGAAAACAATAATCAGGTTGCTATAAGCGACGTTACCGAAGAAGGCGGTATTGCTTACTTTGAATTAAAACCCGGTGCTTATAAACTTGTTAAATTAAGAGGTTATAACAATATCCCTTCAAAATCTTTTAACGTTTTTGACAGTATTGACGAAACAAAAACTGAAATTTCAAATAAGTTTATGTATAACAATTTATATTATCATCTTAATAATCCTATAATTAACGAAAACGGATTATGCTATCTTCCTTTTTCTGAAGTATGTGAAATAGTTGATAAAAAATTCAAACTGGAAAGAAACGGAGATAATATTAATTTTGAATTTCAGGACGCTCTTTATTCTCTTGATTTAAATACTACAAAAGCAACTAAGAAACTAAAAGGTACTAAAATAACCGAAGAAAGAGAATTTGCGGACAAATTAATCGAAAAAGACGGCGTCTTATATGCATCAACGAGAATATTCGGCAAACTTTTATCGGTAGGCTCAAGTTATGACAGTATCGGTAAAATATCAAGAATAACTTCGCACTTTAAACGTGCTGAAGATTATATTGTAAACAGTATTGACACTGACAGAATTACCGTTGCCGCTACCTCAGGAACCGACATTTACGCAGGCAGAGAAGCATATATGGCACTTGATAATAATCACGGAACACCTGCAGGCGCAAATACTATCGGTGCAACCCTTACCTACGAATTTGACAAGGTTGAAACACTCGATAAAATTTCGGTAGCGTGGTATAACTCAACCACAAGAGATTATATTTATGAATTCTTAGTATCGGAAGATGGAGAAAACTGGACAACTGTACTTAAAGGTAATTCAGGACTGACATTACAGTGGACCGATTACGACATTGATAATATTAAAGCAAAATATGTAAAAATTATCTGTAACGGTAATGTTTTAAACGACTGGTTTAATATTAACGAAATAAGATTTTATAAGCAAACGAACTAA